In Maridesulfovibrio sp., a single genomic region encodes these proteins:
- the topA gene encoding type I DNA topoisomerase, whose product MSKDLIVVESPAKVKTISKFLGKNYQVAASVGHVRDLPKNKLGVEENGDFTPQYQIIPGKEDVVNKLKKAAAKADHVFLAPDPDREGEAIGWHVAAIIKDVNENISRIQFNEITSRAVKEALEHPQPLNEQLFDSQQARRILDRLVGYKISPILWKKVKRGISAGRVQSVALKLVVEREKARRAFIPEEYWLFKAHLEGKNPPPFVADLWKVDNKKAEIGSAEEAEALEKSLKGASFEITDLTEKERKRSPLPPYITSTLQQDANRRLGYSAKRTMTLAQRLYEGVELGDKGTTALITYMRTDSVRIANEARDSAKTLILEKYGKEFYPPKPRVYKSKGGSQDAHEAIRPVDVSILPEDVKAFLPPDQFKVYRLIWNRFVASQMASASFWDTVVTVKAGETLWRSKGERLLFPGFMRVTGKTGDENLLELPKLEKGEMLKVDRLESEQKFTQPPARYSEASLVRELEEKGIGRPSTYASIISTIQDRGYVNLEEKKFIPTELGFVVSDQLSEHFKELMDVGFTAAMEKQLDDVAEGKMEWTSLMKNFVDGFYPTLETASKEMKRGGEDTGIVCDKCGAPMVIKFGRTGEFLGCSNYPDCKNIVNFARDEKGKIVVLEDQAPEDTGVTCDKCGSPMAVKRSARGEFLGCTAYPDCRNIKNFVRDDDGKIKVVETDAPQVVGKCPDCDGGELIIKHARSGSRFIACSNYPDCKYAQPFSTGVKCPREGCKGELVEKSSRRGKIFYSCNQYPDCDYAVWYPPVEGPCPKCGHPVLVRKTTRAKGEHIACPEKGCGYVQEIDE is encoded by the coding sequence ATGAGCAAAGATTTAATTGTTGTTGAGTCCCCGGCAAAGGTGAAGACAATCAGCAAGTTCCTTGGGAAGAATTACCAGGTGGCCGCATCCGTAGGTCATGTGCGAGATCTGCCCAAGAACAAGCTGGGAGTTGAGGAAAACGGTGATTTCACTCCGCAGTATCAGATCATTCCCGGCAAAGAGGACGTGGTCAACAAGCTGAAGAAGGCAGCGGCCAAGGCCGATCATGTCTTCCTGGCACCTGACCCCGACCGCGAGGGAGAGGCTATCGGCTGGCATGTTGCGGCCATTATCAAGGATGTGAATGAAAATATCAGCCGTATTCAGTTCAACGAAATCACTTCCAGGGCCGTCAAGGAAGCTCTTGAACATCCCCAGCCGCTGAACGAGCAGCTTTTCGATTCTCAGCAGGCCCGCCGTATTCTTGACCGGCTGGTCGGCTACAAGATTTCTCCCATACTCTGGAAAAAGGTCAAACGCGGTATTTCCGCCGGGCGCGTGCAGTCCGTGGCCCTGAAGCTGGTGGTGGAAAGGGAAAAGGCCCGCCGGGCTTTTATTCCGGAAGAATACTGGCTTTTCAAGGCTCATCTGGAAGGCAAAAATCCACCTCCGTTTGTGGCTGATCTCTGGAAAGTGGACAACAAGAAGGCCGAGATCGGTTCCGCCGAAGAAGCCGAAGCGCTTGAGAAAAGCCTCAAGGGTGCTTCTTTCGAGATTACTGACCTTACGGAAAAGGAACGCAAACGCAGCCCTCTTCCGCCCTACATCACCTCGACACTCCAGCAGGATGCCAACCGCAGGCTCGGTTACTCCGCCAAAAGGACCATGACTCTGGCCCAGCGCCTTTATGAAGGTGTCGAGCTGGGTGACAAGGGAACAACAGCGCTCATAACCTATATGCGTACGGACTCGGTACGTATCGCCAACGAGGCCAGGGACTCGGCCAAAACGCTCATTCTGGAAAAGTACGGCAAAGAATTTTATCCTCCCAAGCCGAGGGTCTATAAGTCCAAGGGCGGGTCTCAGGACGCTCACGAAGCAATCCGCCCGGTAGACGTCTCCATCCTGCCCGAGGATGTAAAGGCATTCCTGCCGCCGGACCAGTTCAAGGTTTACAGACTTATCTGGAACCGGTTTGTCGCTTCGCAGATGGCCTCAGCCAGCTTCTGGGATACCGTTGTAACCGTAAAAGCAGGTGAGACTCTTTGGCGTTCCAAGGGCGAAAGACTGCTTTTTCCCGGCTTCATGCGTGTTACCGGCAAGACCGGTGATGAAAATCTTCTGGAACTGCCCAAGCTTGAAAAGGGAGAAATGCTCAAGGTCGACAGGCTGGAAAGCGAGCAGAAGTTCACTCAGCCCCCGGCACGCTACTCCGAAGCTTCGCTTGTGCGTGAACTGGAGGAAAAGGGCATAGGTCGTCCTTCCACTTACGCGTCCATTATTTCAACCATTCAGGATCGTGGTTACGTAAATCTCGAAGAGAAGAAATTCATTCCCACCGAACTGGGCTTTGTGGTCAGCGACCAGCTTTCGGAGCATTTCAAGGAATTGATGGACGTGGGCTTTACTGCGGCCATGGAAAAGCAGCTTGATGATGTTGCCGAAGGCAAAATGGAATGGACTTCCCTGATGAAGAATTTCGTGGACGGTTTTTACCCTACCCTTGAAACAGCTTCCAAGGAAATGAAGCGTGGTGGAGAGGATACGGGAATCGTCTGCGATAAATGCGGTGCGCCCATGGTCATCAAGTTCGGCCGCACCGGGGAGTTTCTCGGATGCTCCAATTATCCGGACTGCAAGAACATCGTCAACTTTGCCCGTGACGAGAAAGGCAAAATTGTGGTTCTTGAGGATCAGGCTCCGGAGGATACCGGCGTAACCTGCGACAAGTGCGGTTCTCCGATGGCCGTGAAACGGTCCGCCCGTGGTGAATTTCTCGGATGTACCGCCTATCCGGACTGCCGTAACATCAAAAATTTCGTTCGCGATGACGATGGCAAGATTAAAGTGGTGGAAACGGATGCTCCGCAGGTTGTGGGCAAGTGCCCGGACTGTGACGGTGGTGAACTGATCATAAAACATGCCCGCAGCGGCAGCAGGTTTATCGCCTGTTCCAATTATCCGGATTGTAAATACGCCCAGCCGTTTTCCACCGGCGTCAAATGTCCGCGCGAGGGCTGCAAGGGGGAACTGGTTGA
- a CDS encoding Hpt domain-containing protein: MAGLEDKIAEIARRYAAALEGRVVEIEGCLGVYEVSGTEADLEAFYTKAHAIAGSARTFGLPEVTAKAKDLELAARGGAEIKILHEKLTALKKCISS, encoded by the coding sequence ATGGCCGGTCTGGAAGATAAAATTGCGGAAATAGCAAGGCGCTACGCTGCTGCGCTGGAAGGCAGGGTGGTTGAGATAGAAGGGTGTCTGGGTGTTTATGAAGTTTCCGGAACCGAGGCGGATCTGGAGGCTTTCTACACAAAGGCGCACGCGATTGCCGGTTCGGCCAGAACTTTCGGGTTGCCGGAGGTGACAGCAAAGGCCAAGGACCTGGAACTGGCTGCCCGCGGCGGGGCGGAAATAAAAATTTTACATGAAAAATTGACAGCCTTGAAAAAATGTATTTCTTCCTGA